One Pyrus communis chromosome 13, drPyrComm1.1, whole genome shotgun sequence genomic window carries:
- the LOC137712162 gene encoding bidirectional sugar transporter SWEET5-like, producing the protein MANVEAIRILIGVIGNVISFFLFTSPVPTFVKIIKQKSVGEFKSDPYIATLLNCAMWSFYGMPIVHPDSLLVITINGTGFFIELVYIAIFFTYSSGKNRRNIIIALLVEATLFAIVVFITLHFFHSTKDRSMIIGLLSIVFNIIMYASPLTVMKMVIKTQSVKYMPIALSLANFCNGIVWLIYALLKFDPYILIPNGLGTISGLVQLTLYGTYYQTTKWDEDDEKPKSDVQLSIGMAILTVRPDNRG; encoded by the exons ATGGCGAACGTTGAAGCAATTAGGATCCTCATAGGCGTCATTG GAAATGTCAtatcttttttcttatttacctCTCCAGt CCCAACATTTGTGAAAATCATCAAGCAAAAGTCAGTTGGAGAATTCAAGTCAGATCCTTATATTGCAACTCTGCTTAATTGTGCAATGTGGTCGTTTTACGGCATGCCGATTGTTCATCCGGATAGCCTTCTTGTCATTACAATCAATGGCACTGGATTTTTTATTGAACTCGTTTACATTGCCATCTTCTTCACATATTCCTCTGGGAAAAACCGC cgAAATATCATCATTGCTCTTCTGGTTGAAGCTACATTATTTGCCATTGTGGTTTTCATTACCCTACACTTCTTCCACTCAACGAAAGACCGGTCTATGATAATTGGGCTCTTGTCTATTGTCTTCAATATCATTATGTACGCGTCGCCCTTGACCGTCATG AAAATGGTTATCAAGACGCAGAGTGTTAAGTACATGCCAATTGCCCTCTCGCTAGCTAACTTTTGCAATGGAATTGTGTGGCTCATCTATGCACTTCTTAAATTTGATCCCTATATTCTG ATTCCAAATGGTTTAGGAACAATTTCTGGCTTGGTGCAACTCACCTTGTACGGCACTTACTACCAGACCACCAAAtgggatgaggatgatgaaaagCCAAAATCGGATGTTCAACTCTCCATAGGGATGGCAATTCTAACCGTTAGACCCGATAATCGCGGATAA